In the Geobacter sp. FeAm09 genome, one interval contains:
- a CDS encoding AAA family ATPase: MKQTMIDGIALNLAAPVSLALKWVGQEELLTQLLAAWMVIDERDIPFNPRLVGRPGVGKTTLAYAAARHLGRPVYLYQATMDTRPEDLIISPVISPDGKIQYAASSLVSAMLAGGVLILDEGNRMSEKAWASLAPLLDDRRYVESIVTGLRIPAARDFRIVVTMNEDASTFEVPEYIHSRLQPQIYIDFPAADEELLILRENLPFSSGRILQYVVDFLQRAHAADEAYSVRDGINIARYALKMMRMQGTEAAELLPLAVERVLGDEALEYLK; the protein is encoded by the coding sequence ATGAAGCAGACCATGATCGACGGTATTGCCCTGAACCTGGCCGCGCCGGTGAGCCTGGCCCTGAAATGGGTGGGGCAGGAAGAGTTGCTCACCCAGCTCTTGGCCGCCTGGATGGTGATCGACGAGCGGGACATCCCCTTCAATCCCCGCCTGGTGGGGCGGCCGGGGGTGGGAAAGACCACCCTGGCCTATGCCGCGGCCCGGCATTTGGGGCGGCCGGTCTACCTCTACCAGGCCACCATGGACACCCGGCCCGAAGACCTGATCATCTCGCCGGTGATCAGCCCGGACGGGAAGATCCAGTACGCCGCGTCGTCGCTGGTCTCGGCCATGCTCGCCGGAGGGGTGCTGATCCTGGACGAGGGGAACCGCATGAGCGAGAAGGCCTGGGCCTCCCTGGCGCCGCTGTTGGACGACCGCCGCTACGTGGAATCCATCGTCACCGGCCTGCGCATCCCGGCGGCCCGGGATTTCCGCATCGTGGTCACCATGAACGAAGACGCCTCGACCTTCGAGGTGCCGGAATACATCCACTCCCGGCTCCAGCCCCAGATCTACATCGACTTCCCGGCGGCCGACGAGGAGTTGCTCATCCTCAGGGAGAACCTCCCCTTCAGCAGCGGCCGGATCCTGCAGTACGTGGTGGACTTCCTGCAGCGCGCCCATGCCGCCGATGAAGCGTATTCCGTGCGGGACGGCATCAACATCGCCCGCTACGCCCTCAAGATGATGCGCATGCAGGGCACGGAGGCCGCCGAACTGCTCCCCCTGGCCGTGGAGCGGGTGCTGGGGGACGAGGCGCTGGAATATCTGAAATAA
- a CDS encoding alpha-amylase family glycosyl hydrolase, which yields MSNVVLIAKMVYVWLDQLSKRYGWPIARLDQVPDGELDRLAAAGITGLWLIGVWERSPASQRIKQLSGNPDAIASAYSLYDYEIAADLGGWEALGSLRERAGRRGIRLASDMVPNHTGIYSRWVVQHPDWFVQTDYPPFPTYTFTGEDLSLSGDACIQLEDGYWTRTEAAVVFRLIERATGRIRYIYHGNDGTSIPWNDTAQLNYLIPEVREAVIRTILHVARNFPIIRFDAAMTLAKKHYQRLWFPIRGLGGGIPSRAGQGMSREEFDALFPVEFWREVVDRVAAEAPGTLLLAEAFWLMEGYFVRTLGMHRVYNSAFMNMLKMEENAKYRQTIKNVLEFNPEVLKRFVNFMNNPDEKTAVEQFGSQGKYFGACVLLATMPGLPMLGHGQIEGFHEKYGMEYKRAYWDEAVDEGLVRGHEMWIFPLLRRRWLFSGAENFVLYDFYAGHAVDENVFAYSNRAGEQRALVLYHNRYAGCAGWIKDSAAFAVKTAGDAAELRRTTLGEALGIRGDEHLYYAFRDHTRGLEYVRNGRELREKGLYVELGEYQFHVFMDFREIRDDGEGSWQDLCAALSGRGVESLEDERKQQRYASLNEAFRAVLRPGESPVAPPAAEARAARRFLAVLHAQLAEGTSGADAALQTISAWRGFMAAFRAMKPAAKAARAAHARLVELLDAPVGARVLLGWLLLRSDGAACLDQFGLDCTLRRVLEGAADRDASQRAVQLLRALLAWSAPEGGDQGGVPGTTMARAFSFPACRDFMLVHESGGTEWFNKERFEELAVWLSVSALAALALKRPAGRTVAAWLAAADRELAACTALAAHAGYRSQLFQQLSEPTAKTGAGIPAKRDSEKGAAARGGARARTAQTPDGTRPR from the coding sequence ATGTCCAACGTGGTGCTGATCGCCAAGATGGTCTATGTCTGGCTCGATCAGCTCTCCAAACGGTACGGCTGGCCCATCGCCCGCCTGGACCAGGTGCCGGACGGGGAGCTGGACCGGCTTGCGGCCGCCGGCATCACCGGGCTCTGGCTGATCGGGGTGTGGGAACGTTCGCCGGCCTCCCAGCGCATCAAACAGTTGAGCGGCAACCCCGATGCCATCGCCTCGGCCTATTCCCTGTACGACTACGAGATCGCCGCGGACCTGGGGGGCTGGGAGGCGCTGGGCAGCCTGCGGGAGCGGGCCGGCCGGCGGGGCATCCGCCTGGCCAGCGACATGGTCCCCAACCACACCGGCATCTATTCCCGCTGGGTCGTCCAGCATCCGGACTGGTTCGTCCAGACCGACTATCCCCCGTTCCCCACCTATACCTTCACCGGCGAGGACCTGTCCCTGTCGGGCGACGCCTGCATCCAGCTCGAGGACGGTTACTGGACCAGGACCGAGGCCGCCGTGGTCTTCCGGCTGATCGAGCGCGCCACCGGCCGCATCCGCTATATCTACCACGGCAACGACGGCACCAGCATCCCCTGGAACGACACGGCCCAGCTCAACTACCTGATCCCCGAGGTGCGGGAGGCGGTCATCCGGACCATCCTGCACGTGGCGCGCAATTTCCCGATCATCCGCTTCGACGCCGCCATGACCCTGGCCAAGAAGCACTACCAGCGCCTCTGGTTCCCGATCCGCGGCCTGGGGGGCGGCATCCCGTCCCGGGCCGGGCAGGGCATGAGCCGGGAGGAGTTCGATGCCCTCTTCCCGGTGGAGTTCTGGCGCGAGGTGGTGGACCGGGTGGCGGCCGAAGCGCCCGGCACCCTGCTTCTGGCCGAGGCCTTCTGGCTGATGGAAGGCTATTTCGTGCGGACCCTGGGCATGCACCGGGTCTACAACAGCGCCTTCATGAACATGCTCAAGATGGAGGAGAACGCCAAGTACCGCCAGACCATCAAGAATGTCCTGGAGTTCAACCCCGAGGTGCTCAAGCGTTTCGTCAACTTCATGAACAACCCGGACGAGAAGACCGCTGTGGAGCAATTCGGGAGCCAGGGCAAATACTTCGGCGCCTGCGTGCTGCTGGCCACCATGCCGGGGTTGCCCATGCTCGGCCATGGCCAGATCGAAGGCTTCCACGAAAAGTACGGCATGGAGTACAAGCGGGCCTACTGGGACGAGGCGGTTGACGAGGGGCTGGTGCGCGGCCACGAGATGTGGATCTTCCCGCTGCTGCGCCGGCGCTGGCTCTTCTCCGGCGCGGAGAACTTCGTGCTGTACGATTTCTACGCCGGCCACGCGGTGGACGAGAACGTCTTCGCCTATTCGAACCGGGCGGGCGAGCAGCGGGCGCTGGTCCTGTACCACAACCGCTACGCCGGTTGCGCGGGATGGATCAAGGATTCCGCCGCGTTCGCCGTCAAGACCGCCGGCGATGCCGCCGAGCTGCGCCGCACGACCCTGGGGGAAGCCCTCGGCATCAGGGGGGACGAGCACCTCTACTACGCCTTCCGCGACCATACCCGGGGTCTGGAATACGTGCGCAACGGCCGGGAGCTGCGGGAAAAGGGACTCTACGTGGAGCTGGGCGAATACCAGTTCCACGTCTTCATGGATTTCCGCGAGATCCGCGATGATGGGGAAGGAAGCTGGCAGGACCTCTGCGCGGCGCTCAGCGGCCGCGGCGTGGAAAGCCTGGAGGACGAACGCAAACAGCAGCGGTACGCCTCCCTGAACGAGGCCTTCCGGGCCGTGCTGCGCCCCGGGGAGAGCCCCGTTGCGCCACCAGCGGCCGAGGCCCGGGCCGCCCGGCGCTTCCTGGCGGTCCTGCATGCCCAGCTGGCCGAAGGAACGAGCGGGGCTGATGCCGCGCTGCAGACGATCTCCGCCTGGCGCGGGTTCATGGCGGCCTTTCGGGCGATGAAACCCGCCGCCAAGGCCGCCCGGGCGGCGCATGCGCGGCTGGTGGAACTGCTGGACGCCCCGGTGGGCGCCCGGGTGCTGCTGGGGTGGCTGCTCCTGAGGTCTGACGGCGCGGCATGCCTCGATCAGTTCGGGCTCGACTGCACCCTGCGCCGCGTGCTTGAGGGGGCTGCGGACCGGGACGCCTCGCAACGGGCCGTGCAGCTTCTCCGGGCTCTGCTGGCATGGAGCGCCCCGGAGGGCGGCGACCAGGGCGGGGTGCCGGGAACAACCATGGCGCGGGCCTTTTCCTTCCCGGCCTGCCGCGATTTCATGCTGGTCCACGAAAGCGGGGGCACCGAGTGGTTCAACAAGGAGCGCTTCGAGGAGTTGGCCGTCTGGCTCAGCGTGTCCGCTCTGGCGGCGCTGGCGTTGAAACGGCCGGCCGGCCGCACCGTCGCGGCATGGTTGGCCGCGGCCGACCGGGAGCTGGCGGCGTGCACCGCTCTGGCCGCCCATGCCGGCTACCGCAGCCAGCTGTTTCAACAGCTATCGGAACCGACAGCGAAGACCGGCGCGGGAATCCCGGCGAAACGGGACAGCGAAAAGGGTGCGGCTGCCCGAGGCGGCGCCCGGGCGCGTACGGCACAAACACCGGACGGCACGCGGCCCCGCTGA
- a CDS encoding tetratricopeptide repeat protein encodes MPMIRTYLALPCAVLMLTGFTWGFGADKCPKALELAGQLGALRDEAQVRQAEAEILSICPDGAAGHYVTALQFERVGNLDGAIAEYRKALQLERSFPLASGNLGLLYAQKGMNDEASVELARGLATVSNPKYHKAMAMILAERKVYPLAIYHFNEAGRELTSDASVFTGLAEVYVAMGQQGKALEEYRRALTADPNSEKAHLGIAAIHLERNDLNKALDQLKKGALSSPQNREIHLMMADIYAKKGDKKQAEYEKFLGGKGKPAASAAAVVTPPPAAPAPAAAKPAAAPVARPAAEPQSRAELDKAIARLKATIKDQPDGVAAYEELGNLYRSAGMDNEAIAAYKEAAYRNSTSSDVYLNLGILYEKQDLLDEAVVAYKQAVQVKPQNADARLRLADIYLNRGSNAQAVEQYGEFLKLRPNSPDIQLKLARLFARTKETNLAIEGYLAVLKQSPDNADANREIAALYKAKGLNDKAIDHYRRVLVQQKDDVETRNALVSLYVKDKRYDEITELLKGTAEIFPDDPNNHYKLGLIYDFKKDYENAIASYKKALALKPDHARSLNALGRLYLKTGRLTEAKETLEAAKKADPSLEEASVLLNNIRDEFSPEPRKISSKIGSKSKKSKAKKAKKTKASKSGKSTKAEKGKAKKKQ; translated from the coding sequence ATGCCAATGATTCGCACCTATCTTGCCCTGCCCTGCGCGGTGCTCATGCTGACCGGTTTCACGTGGGGGTTCGGGGCCGACAAATGCCCCAAGGCCCTGGAACTCGCCGGGCAGCTGGGGGCGCTTCGCGATGAGGCCCAGGTGCGCCAGGCCGAGGCGGAGATCCTCTCCATCTGCCCCGACGGCGCAGCCGGCCATTACGTCACCGCCCTCCAGTTCGAGCGGGTCGGCAATCTGGACGGAGCGATTGCCGAGTATCGCAAGGCGCTGCAACTGGAGCGGTCTTTTCCCCTGGCAAGCGGCAACCTGGGGCTTTTGTACGCCCAGAAGGGGATGAACGACGAGGCCTCGGTGGAGTTGGCCCGCGGCCTGGCGACGGTTTCCAACCCCAAGTACCATAAGGCCATGGCCATGATCCTGGCGGAGCGCAAGGTCTACCCCCTGGCCATCTATCATTTCAATGAAGCGGGGCGCGAACTGACCTCGGACGCCAGCGTGTTTACCGGCCTGGCGGAGGTGTACGTCGCCATGGGTCAGCAGGGCAAGGCGCTGGAGGAGTACCGGCGGGCGCTCACGGCCGATCCGAATTCCGAAAAGGCCCATCTGGGCATCGCCGCCATCCACCTGGAGCGCAACGACCTGAACAAGGCGCTGGACCAACTCAAAAAAGGCGCGTTGTCCAGCCCGCAAAACCGCGAAATCCATCTGATGATGGCCGATATTTACGCGAAGAAGGGCGATAAAAAACAGGCCGAGTATGAAAAATTCCTGGGGGGCAAAGGCAAGCCGGCTGCGTCCGCAGCGGCCGTTGTCACGCCTCCGCCCGCTGCCCCGGCGCCCGCCGCGGCCAAGCCGGCTGCCGCACCGGTCGCCAGGCCGGCTGCCGAACCGCAATCCCGGGCGGAGCTGGACAAGGCGATCGCACGGTTGAAGGCAACCATCAAGGATCAGCCCGATGGCGTGGCGGCGTACGAGGAACTCGGCAACCTGTACCGTTCCGCGGGGATGGACAACGAGGCCATTGCGGCCTATAAGGAAGCGGCCTACCGCAACAGCACCAGCAGCGACGTGTACCTCAACCTGGGGATTCTCTACGAGAAGCAGGACCTGCTGGACGAGGCGGTGGTCGCCTACAAGCAGGCGGTTCAGGTCAAGCCCCAGAACGCCGACGCCAGGCTGCGCCTGGCCGACATCTACCTGAACCGCGGGAGCAACGCCCAGGCGGTGGAGCAGTACGGCGAATTCCTCAAGCTCAGGCCAAACAGCCCCGATATCCAGCTCAAGCTGGCGCGGCTCTTCGCCCGCACCAAGGAAACGAACCTGGCCATCGAGGGGTATCTGGCGGTGCTGAAGCAGTCGCCCGACAACGCGGACGCGAATCGGGAGATCGCCGCCCTCTACAAGGCCAAAGGCTTGAACGACAAGGCCATCGACCATTACAGGCGGGTGCTGGTGCAGCAGAAAGACGATGTGGAGACCCGCAACGCCCTGGTGTCGCTCTACGTCAAGGACAAACGCTACGACGAGATTACCGAACTGCTCAAGGGCACGGCGGAAATCTTCCCCGATGATCCCAACAACCACTACAAGCTGGGCCTGATCTACGATTTCAAGAAGGATTACGAAAACGCCATTGCCAGCTATAAAAAGGCCCTGGCGCTGAAGCCGGACCATGCCCGTTCCCTCAACGCCCTGGGACGCCTCTACCTGAAGACCGGCCGGCTTACCGAGGCGAAAGAGACGCTCGAAGCGGCCAAGAAGGCCGACCCCTCCCTTGAGGAGGCCTCGGTGCTGCTGAACAATATCCGTGACGAGTTCAGCCCGGAACCGCGGAAGATCAGCAGCAAGATCGGCAGCAAGAGCAAGAAGAGCAAGGCCAAAAAGGCCAAGAAGACAAAAGCGTCCAAGAGCGGCAAATCCACAAAAGCGGAAAAGGGCAAGGCCAAGAAAAAACAATAG
- a CDS encoding HDOD domain-containing protein, which yields MNHELETLIMNAGDLPTIPVVATKVMQLVGSETTTSEALAKIVASDPAITARVLKISNSSFYGCQRQIQTLSHAIMILGFSTLKSLVVAASVKQVYKPYGLTEKMLWEHSFGAALAARIIAGATRLANEEEAFLGGLFHDIGKIIMNTMDSQQFQAVMQKCYNDRISFLEAERQVYPYSHADVGALVIKKWNFPTILMQAVQNHHTFDFAADEDPYQMRLTCVVGLANLFCHRVGAGMREPEEFPLHETPPAIILNIDEEEMNFLLETFVESFNRDKVFFS from the coding sequence ATGAATCACGAGCTTGAAACGCTGATCATGAATGCCGGCGACCTGCCCACCATCCCGGTAGTTGCGACCAAGGTCATGCAGCTTGTGGGCAGCGAAACCACAACGTCGGAAGCGCTGGCCAAAATCGTGGCGTCCGATCCGGCCATTACCGCCCGGGTCCTGAAGATATCCAACTCCTCCTTTTACGGCTGCCAGCGCCAGATCCAGACCCTGTCCCACGCCATCATGATCCTGGGCTTCAGCACCCTGAAAAGCCTCGTGGTGGCGGCCTCGGTCAAACAGGTGTACAAACCCTACGGCCTGACCGAGAAGATGCTGTGGGAGCACTCCTTCGGCGCCGCCCTGGCCGCCCGCATCATCGCCGGCGCAACCCGGCTGGCGAATGAGGAGGAGGCCTTCCTGGGGGGGCTGTTCCACGATATCGGCAAGATCATCATGAACACCATGGACAGCCAGCAGTTTCAGGCCGTCATGCAGAAATGCTATAACGACAGGATCTCGTTCCTTGAGGCCGAGCGGCAGGTCTATCCCTACAGCCATGCCGACGTGGGGGCGCTGGTCATCAAGAAATGGAACTTCCCCACGATCCTCATGCAGGCGGTCCAGAACCACCACACCTTCGACTTCGCCGCCGACGAGGACCCCTATCAAATGCGCCTGACCTGCGTCGTCGGCCTGGCGAACCTCTTCTGCCACAGGGTCGGGGCCGGCATGCGGGAACCGGAGGAGTTTCCTCTCCACGAGACGCCGCCCGCCATCATTCTCAACATCGACGAGGAAGAGATGAATTTCCTCCTGGAGACCTTCGTGGAATCCTTCAACCGGGACAAGGTCTTCTTCAGCTAG
- the def gene encoding peptide deformylase, translated as MIRTILTYPDPELKKKSAPVTVINDSVQQLVKDMAETMYDAPGVGLAAPQIGVHQRIVVIDVSAKGEPPALIVAINPVIVHAEGEAYEEEGCLSVPGYAANVRRHASVVVKGLDLAGNETTWRAEDLLAIAFQHEIDHLDGILFVDHLSPLKRDLFQRKFRKAAEEKRGGK; from the coding sequence ATGATCCGTACAATCCTCACCTATCCCGACCCCGAACTCAAAAAGAAGTCGGCACCCGTTACCGTTATCAACGATTCCGTCCAGCAACTGGTCAAGGACATGGCAGAAACCATGTACGACGCGCCGGGGGTCGGCCTGGCCGCCCCGCAGATCGGCGTGCACCAGCGCATCGTGGTAATCGACGTCTCCGCCAAGGGCGAGCCGCCGGCATTGATTGTAGCAATCAACCCGGTCATTGTCCACGCCGAGGGGGAGGCCTACGAAGAGGAGGGGTGCCTTTCCGTCCCGGGGTACGCCGCCAATGTCCGCCGCCATGCCAGCGTCGTGGTCAAGGGGCTGGACCTGGCCGGAAACGAAACGACCTGGCGGGCGGAAGACCTGCTGGCCATCGCCTTCCAGCACGAGATCGACCACCTGGACGGGATTCTCTTTGTCGATCACCTTTCGCCGCTCAAGCGCGACCTGTTCCAGCGCAAGTTCCGCAAGGCCGCCGAAGAGAAAAGGGGCGGAAAATGA
- the fmt gene encoding methionyl-tRNA formyltransferase: MTGWRIIFMGTPEFACPTLQVLIDRGENLVAVVTQPDRPKGRGQKLMPPPVKELALGHGIPVHQPLKVRDPAFIEEILRLEPDVIVVVAFGQILPKALLEIPPYGCINVHASLLPRYRGAAPLNWCIVNGESETGVTTMLMDAGLDTGPMLLSRSTPIDGDENIVALHDRMAAMGAHLLAETLDGLKSGSVAPREQDNALSCYAPLLKKEDGLIDWSRDARAIHDQVRGLCVWPGAYTFMDGQVLKIFRTRTGSGSGQPGTVLRADKGAFEIACLTGSIIIEELQTAGKKRLDAASFLAGYPVAAGSLLGIDGNGEGAAQ; the protein is encoded by the coding sequence ATGACCGGCTGGCGGATTATTTTCATGGGGACCCCCGAATTTGCGTGCCCCACGCTCCAGGTACTCATAGACCGCGGGGAAAACCTGGTGGCGGTGGTCACCCAGCCGGACCGTCCCAAGGGGCGCGGCCAGAAGCTGATGCCGCCGCCGGTGAAGGAGCTGGCGCTCGGCCACGGCATCCCGGTGCACCAGCCCCTCAAGGTGCGCGACCCGGCCTTTATCGAAGAGATTCTTAGGCTCGAACCGGACGTGATCGTGGTGGTGGCCTTCGGACAGATCCTCCCCAAGGCGCTCCTGGAAATCCCTCCCTATGGCTGCATCAACGTCCACGCCTCGCTCCTGCCCCGCTACCGCGGGGCTGCGCCCCTCAACTGGTGCATCGTCAATGGCGAGAGCGAAACCGGCGTCACGACCATGCTCATGGATGCCGGCCTGGACACCGGCCCCATGCTGCTCAGCCGCTCCACCCCCATCGACGGGGACGAGAATATCGTTGCCCTCCACGACCGCATGGCCGCCATGGGCGCCCATCTGCTGGCCGAAACCCTGGATGGGCTCAAGTCCGGTTCCGTGGCACCCCGGGAACAGGACAACGCCCTCTCCTGCTACGCCCCCCTGCTGAAGAAGGAGGACGGCCTGATCGACTGGTCCCGCGACGCCCGCGCCATCCACGACCAGGTGCGGGGCCTGTGCGTCTGGCCCGGCGCCTACACCTTCATGGACGGCCAGGTGCTCAAGATCTTCCGCACCCGGACCGGCAGCGGCAGCGGCCAGCCCGGCACGGTCCTGCGGGCGGACAAGGGGGCGTTCGAAATCGCCTGCCTGACCGGGAGCATCATCATCGAGGAATTGCAGACGGCGGGGAAGAAGCGCCTGGATGCGGCCAGCTTCCTGGCCGGCTATCCGGTTGCGGCAGGCTCCCTGCTCGGGATCGACGGCAACGGCGAGGGGGCAGCGCAATGA
- a CDS encoding DUF116 domain-containing protein, which translates to MTGTKETATPPRKRLFISLMGFTCLIVVGLIFLAWWVPNRGLANIHPQLPHIVGIVVAVLSGVAILGTGLLVLTTALGKDIFFTRFMRLVVIKFLLPMIELVGRGLGLDKDSIRQSFIAMNNSLVISQRQKVRPDRILVLLPHCIQLFDCEIKVTGDIGKCVQCGRCDIKGLVGIGRKYHVDISVATGGTLARKVIVEKRPKLVLAVACERDLTSGIKDCYPLPVIGILNDRPFGPCFNTTVDTAKIDAALSQVILMEEPASPNA; encoded by the coding sequence ATGACCGGCACCAAAGAGACCGCCACCCCGCCCCGCAAACGCCTGTTCATCTCGCTGATGGGCTTCACCTGCCTGATCGTGGTCGGCCTGATCTTTCTCGCCTGGTGGGTTCCCAATCGCGGCCTGGCCAATATCCACCCCCAATTGCCCCACATCGTCGGCATCGTCGTGGCGGTGCTCTCGGGCGTGGCCATCCTGGGGACCGGTCTTTTGGTGCTGACCACCGCCCTGGGCAAGGACATCTTTTTCACCCGCTTCATGCGCCTGGTGGTCATCAAGTTCCTCCTGCCCATGATCGAACTGGTCGGCCGCGGGCTGGGACTCGACAAGGACAGCATCCGCCAGTCCTTCATCGCCATGAACAACAGCCTGGTCATCTCCCAGCGCCAGAAGGTCAGGCCCGACCGCATCCTGGTGCTGCTCCCCCACTGCATCCAGCTGTTCGACTGCGAGATCAAGGTCACCGGGGACATCGGGAAATGCGTGCAGTGCGGCCGCTGCGACATCAAAGGCCTGGTGGGCATCGGCAGGAAGTACCATGTGGACATATCCGTGGCCACCGGCGGCACCCTGGCCCGCAAGGTGATCGTGGAGAAACGCCCGAAACTGGTGCTGGCCGTGGCATGCGAACGCGACCTCACCTCCGGCATCAAGGACTGCTACCCCTTGCCGGTCATCGGCATCCTCAACGACCGCCCCTTCGGCCCCTGTTTCAACACCACCGTGGACACCGCCAAGATCGACGCGGCCCTGAGCCAGGTGATCCTCATGGAAGAGCCGGCTTCACCAAACGCCTGA
- a CDS encoding GSU3128 family (seleno)protein: protein MNIRKKFLDYEYEEVLDGRTRELIRVGCAIAVGCPTULKKHFAAAKSYGATDAELREAIAYGAIAPGGRAKNFALDMLAEIEKE, encoded by the coding sequence ATGAACATCCGCAAGAAGTTCCTTGACTATGAGTACGAAGAGGTGCTGGACGGCCGCACGCGCGAATTGATCCGCGTGGGGTGCGCCATCGCCGTGGGGTGCCCCACCTGACTGAAGAAACACTTCGCGGCCGCGAAGTCCTATGGCGCCACGGATGCGGAGCTCCGTGAGGCGATCGCCTACGGCGCCATCGCCCCCGGCGGCAGGGCCAAGAATTTTGCCCTGGATATGCTGGCGGAGATTGAAAAGGAATAA